Within the Desulfobacterales bacterium genome, the region AGGTTCCGGTTTATTCCATCAGGGGCCGGAAAGGTCAGCCAGTAGCCCTTTCCGGCCGGGTCCCGGCCCAGCACCTCAACCTCTGTTACCGGCGAAACATGCCCGACAAGCCAGGGGAACAGGGGTTGATCGACAAACCCGGCCGGCATGTACCGCTGCACGGTCCTGGACCGTATCGCCCCCTCATACCCCTTGCCCTCGGCCACCAGGACGGTTTGAAAGCGGTGGCCATCGGAGACAAAAACAAGCAGGGGCTGCCCCAGGGGGTTGACCGCGACAAACTTGAGCAGCGATGGCTCGCCGGCCAGGAGATAGCCGGAGATCCGGCCGGTACGCCCCCCGGTCAGGCTGAAGAAAGAGGCGGTCACCGCCACTTCCGCATCAAGACTCGACCCGCAACGATGGTTGCCCGCGGCGGCAAAGGCAGCGGCCACGGCCCGGCCCTCCCGGGCGGGCGGTCTTTCAAACTTCGGCTGAAAGCCGGCACACCCGGCGAGCAGCAGGAGAAACCCCGGCAAAAACAGGGCAAGGGCCGGTTGCCCTCTCTTGCGCCAACTCACCGGCCCTGTCTCAATTTCTCGAGCTTGTCCCGGAGCCGCGCCTTCATTTTCCGGTCCTGGCAAAGCCCTTCCGCCTTTTCAAAAACCGCCCGGGCGTCGTCTCTCCGGTCCAGTCTGAGATAGATGTCGCCGAGATGTTCAAGGATCAGCGGATCATCTCCGCTCATCTGCACCGCCTTTTCCAACTCAACCACGGCCCGCTCCATATCGCCGAGCCTGAAGTAGACCCAGCCGAGGCTGTCCCGGATATAGCCGTCAGCCGGGCTCAGGGCCACGGCTTTTTTAATGTACTCCAGGGCCTGCTGAAGTTTTATTCCCTGATCAGCCCAGGTGTAGCCGATGTAGTTGAGCGCGGCGCTGTTTTCCGGGTCCAGGCCCAGGACGATCTCCATTCTGGCAAAGGCGCCCTCCTTGTCGCCGATCTGGTCAAGGAACAGCCCGTACTCGTACTGCAAATCCGCATTGTCCGGAAAGAGGGCCAGGGCCTGGTCAAGCACCTGCCGGGCCTGGTCAACCCGGCCCTCCTCCCGGTAGAGGGTGGCGAGCATTATTGAAAAACCCATCCGCCGGAGGGCCGGGTCATCCACCTGCTTCTCCAGGGTCCTGATCGCCTCTTCCCTTTTCTCCTCGCCCCACAGAATCCGGACAATGGTCATCACGCTTTCTTCGTATTCCCGGGCCGCCGGCGGGATCAGGGCCAGCAGTTGCCGGGCCCGGCTGCTGTCACCGTTTTCCTGATAGGCAAGGGCCAGAAAAAAACGGACCGAGTTCCGCTTCGGATCATCGGCCAGCAGGCCGGAAAGGATCTCAATGGCCTGGGCATACTTTTTGCGGGCAAAGAGAAGCCGGCTGATGGAGATTTCCACCTGTTCGGGGTTGGCGGTAACCTCTCGTAACAGCCGCAACTCGGTCAAGGCCTGGCCGGTCCGGTCCGCGGCAAGCAGGGCGTTGATCAACCGGAGACGGACAGACTCCCGGCCCTCATCCTCCGCCAGGATCCGGCGGTACAACCGGATGGCGGGATCATACCTGTCAAGTTGTTCATACAAGCCGGCCAGTTCAACGGCCAGGGGCGCCGACCAGTGGAGTTCCAGGGCCTTGCGGTAGGCGGCAACCGCCTCCGGCAGGGCGTGCTGCCGGCGGTACAGCCGGCCGAGATTATAATAACCCAGGGAAGGATCACCGCCGCCCCGGATCAACCGGTCCAGCAGATCCCGGGCCTTGGCAAACTTCTGCTCCCGGGCATAGAGAGAGGCGAGCATGAGCAGGGCCTGCTCATCCTCCTTGATCCGCAGCAGTTCCCGGTACTCGGCCACTGCCGCCGCATCATCGCCCGTGGCCGCATAGAGTCCGGCCAGCAACCGGCGCGCCTCAATATCCCCGGGTTTCCTCTTCACCACCTTGCGTAGCCACCCCATGGCCTCCTGGTTCCGATCCATCTTGATCAGCAGGGTGGCCAGGGTCCGCATGGTCTCAATATTCCCGTCATCGCAGAGCAGGAGTTTTTCATAGGCCTCCAGGGCCTCCTCGTAGCGATGATCGTTTTCCGCGGATTTACCCCACAGGAAATGAAAATAGGCGCAACCGCGATCCACGCTCGTATCAACGGCCGTATCCTCGGATGGTGCAGACCCATGCCCACTGTCCAGGACCCCGGGCCCGGGAGTGCAGCCAGTGTTCAACATCACCAGGCAAAGGCCCAGCCCGATCCATTGAATAACGGGCCAGCCGCGATTAACCGAAAATCCGTCCATGTTCCCCTGTCCCAGGATAAAAAATAATCTTCCTCACCCAAACAGCAAAAATCCGCTCACCCCTTGAAAAGCGCTTCCACCTGTTGCAACACCTCGTCATGCACCCCGGCAACGGAACGGCTAGCGTCCAGCCGTTGGATATGGTCGCCTTGCAACCGGTTAAAAACCGTGGCCACCCGGGCAAGGGACTCCTCCTGCTCAAAGGCGTTGAGTTCCTCGTTGCGTGAATTTCTGATCCGATCAATACCCTGGGCCGGATCAAGCTCCAGCAGGAGGACCAGATCCGGCCGCGGGGCAAACTCCTCGTTCCTGCGGATGATCTCCTCCGGGTCCAGGCCGGCCGCCCCCTGGTACGCGGCGGTGGAGTAGTAATAGCGATCGGTTATCACCACCTTGCCGTCCCCCAGGGCCGGCAGAATCACCTCGTCAACGTGCTGGCGGCGATCAGCGACAAACAGTTCCATCTCCTCCTGCCGGGACACGGAATTCCGATCGCTGTAAAGCCTGCGGATCCGCTGTCCGAACGGTCCGTCGGTGGGCTCGCGGGTCATGACCACCCGGTGGCCGCGCCGGATCAACTCCTCGGCCAGCAGCCGTACCTGGGTCGACTTGCCGGTGCCGTCAATACCCTCAAAGGCGATCAACCGGCCGGGCCAATGATTTGTTTTGAGCGCCATATCCTCTTGTTGTAACCGTTCACCAGGGGCTACAAATTTACGGAAACCACCGGCCTGTAAGCGTTTACCAGTGCCACGGATTCGTGCAAGCAGGCCGGCGAATCTATAGTATGCCTATGTGAGCCGGCCTGATCGTGCGAAGATGGGGTGCTGGTGAACGCTTACCTCTTGTTTTGTTGCAGGGCTCAAGGAAAATCATACCCTGAGCCACCGCAATCGCTACATATTTTTTCCGTCCCCTGTCATCTGTCTTCTGTCATCTGACTTCTGGAACTAACGATATCCTCGGCCAGACCATAGGCCGCGGCCAGGCTGGACGGATCGGCCTTGCCCTGGCCGGCGATATCGTAGGCAGTACCGTGATCCACCGAGGTCCGCACCAGGGGCAGGCCGATTGTAACGTTCACCCCGTCGACAAAATGAAGCAGCTTGAACGGGATCAGACCCTGATCGTGATACATGCAGACCACTGCGTCGAAATCACCGGCCCCGGCCCGGTGAAACACGGTATCCGGCGGAAAAGGTCCGCTGACCGCCAACCCCGATGCCTCGGCC harbors:
- the tmk gene encoding dTMP kinase; this encodes MALKTNHWPGRLIAFEGIDGTGKSTQVRLLAEELIRRGHRVVMTREPTDGPFGQRIRRLYSDRNSVSRQEEMELFVADRRQHVDEVILPALGDGKVVITDRYYYSTAAYQGAAGLDPEEIIRRNEEFAPRPDLVLLLELDPAQGIDRIRNSRNEELNAFEQEESLARVATVFNRLQGDHIQRLDASRSVAGVHDEVLQQVEALFKG
- a CDS encoding tetratricopeptide repeat protein produces the protein MDGFSVNRGWPVIQWIGLGLCLVMLNTGCTPGPGVLDSGHGSAPSEDTAVDTSVDRGCAYFHFLWGKSAENDHRYEEALEAYEKLLLCDDGNIETMRTLATLLIKMDRNQEAMGWLRKVVKRKPGDIEARRLLAGLYAATGDDAAAVAEYRELLRIKEDEQALLMLASLYAREQKFAKARDLLDRLIRGGGDPSLGYYNLGRLYRRQHALPEAVAAYRKALELHWSAPLAVELAGLYEQLDRYDPAIRLYRRILAEDEGRESVRLRLINALLAADRTGQALTELRLLREVTANPEQVEISISRLLFARKKYAQAIEILSGLLADDPKRNSVRFFLALAYQENGDSSRARQLLALIPPAAREYEESVMTIVRILWGEEKREEAIRTLEKQVDDPALRRMGFSIMLATLYREEGRVDQARQVLDQALALFPDNADLQYEYGLFLDQIGDKEGAFARMEIVLGLDPENSAALNYIGYTWADQGIKLQQALEYIKKAVALSPADGYIRDSLGWVYFRLGDMERAVVELEKAVQMSGDDPLILEHLGDIYLRLDRRDDARAVFEKAEGLCQDRKMKARLRDKLEKLRQGR